The following is a genomic window from Saprospiraceae bacterium.
GATCTGGTAGGTATCTATTTCTTTTTGCGTGATATATCTGTATGATTCGCCTGTCTTTATTCGCCATTTTTCAGTACCATCTTTACTGATTACTTTTATACTTTCTACTTCTTCACCAGTTTGTGTATCTTTTACTTGCAATGTTTGGTCTTCCGTCATTTCCAACTCGTATCTTCCTTTGGCTCCTTGTATTGCTTGTAGGTTTAAGTCTATATCGTTGTCTTTACAATAGTTTTGATTTTCGGGACTATGGTAGGCACCATCTGCATACACTGATTCTATCTTATCTGATATGATTTCCTGTGTTTTTTCGGTATCTTCTTTTAAGAAGTCAGTGTCAGGAGTACTTACTACTTTAACATTGACATTCGTAATTAAATTTAGATTTTCATCATCGCATGTCTCCGTTACATTCACACTGTAGCCTTTTACTTGTTTTTTTTTGTCCATCGTTACCTCCTTTGCTACGGTAGGTACTGTCGGTATCGTGTGGCGATTGTACAGACTGCGCCGATATGGATTCTTTTTCTTTGGCTACTATCATTTTATCTTCGGTGATCTCGTACTGTTCGGTGAATACTCTTTGTAATGTTTTGTAACTGTCTGTTTGTGAGCCTTCGGTTAGCTCTAATACTTTCGATATCAGGGTACCTAACTCTTTTAATTTACTCTTAACTTCCTGGCTCGTATGGGTGTACACTACTTTGTCTCCTTGCATTTTTAGTGCGTCTTCCAGCTTCTCTTTAAGTGTAGCTTCTAAGTGAGCATTGTCTTTTATTTCCTTGTAATAAAGCTCTAACGTTTTATGTATCAATTCGTAACGGCTCAACCATGCTATATTACTTCCCAATAACTTACTGTCCATTCTTATTTTCTTGCCGCTTACTCCAAATTCAATACATTGATCCTTTGTCGTCTGGGCAAATACTTCTGCAAATAGATTTTTTCCGTTTTCCTTGTCATAAGCTGCTACATTGTGCCGAAATAGATAGTAAGTGGATTCTGTAGGTATGGTGTCGCTTAAATTTAATAACCCTAATGCACTTCGATATAACAAGTTGAATCTACAGTTTTCAAATATCTTCTCATCACTCAAACCATCTGCTTCCTTCAATATCATCATCCCTATCATTACTCGTATGGATGCATTTGGTCTGCCTTGACTATCACTATATAAAGGACTGAACAACTCCTCGTCTATGCGCATAATCACTTCTTTGCGAAATAGATTATGCCAGGCATCAGGATTTTCATACACTGTTTGTACCTTGCCACTAAATAATGAAACAGGGCTTGAAAACATATCCAACTGTAGGTGCTTTGATGATTTTTTTAGCATCCGGATTAAAGTTATTTTGATATCACAAATTTAAAACATATGTTCTTTTTTATACTATATTTGTGAATCAATTATTAAATACTTTTAGGAGTGGACTCAATCATAATATATTGTAAATTAAATAATTATGATCGTAAATTTTGTAATCAATTTTCTGTTTGGTATTTCATGTGTAATGTAGAGAAAAGATATTGAAAGGAAATAGTTCTGATAAACTCATCATATTCATTAAAAACCCTATAGTGGGCAAGGTGAAGACCCGTATAGCAGCTGGATCTGACGATGATCAGGCACTCATAATTTATAAAAAATTGCTTAAAATCACACGAAAAATTACAACAACACTTAATGTGGATAAGTATCTTTTTTACAGTGATGCGATATCACTGGATGACGACTGGGACAATAATAAATATATCAAAAAAAAACAAGCGGACGGCGATCTTGGACATAGGATGTTCCACGCATTTCAAACATGTTTTAGTTCGCAAGCTAACTTTGATAGCAAAGTACTCATCATCGGTAGTGATTGTCCCTACATCACTCCGGCACTAATTGAAAATGCCTTCTCTGCATTGGATGATCATGATGTAGTTATCGGGCCGACTAAAGATGGGGGTTATTATTTACTAGGTATGAAAAAATTACATCAAGCACTATTTTATGGGGTAAACTGGAGTAGTGATACTGTGTTTAATACCACGCTTGAAAAAATTAAGAATAATGGTCTGAGTTACACCCAAACGACTCTTTTGAATGATATCGACACATATGAAGATTGGGTGGAATTTCAAATGTCTGGTAGACAATAAATGCTTTCTGAATAAAATTAATATCTTTTAAAAAGGTTCAACAAAGTCAATCTCATAAATTTTTGCTCCCATAGAGAGTAATTTTTATGAGAATGCTTTATTTATAAATTAATTCATACATTTGGCGACCTAATTCAATAGTAGATTTTACGAATTTTATCCTTTACCATTTTAAAACAAATCTTATATGAACCGGAAATGGAATATTTTTACAATTATCCCTTGCCTTCTTTTTATCTCTGTGGTGATCAATGCTCAAAATATTCCTTCGCCCAAGGAGCATTTTGGTTTTGAAATAGGTGATGATTATCATCTGGCAACATATACACAAACAGAATCTTATTTTAAAAAACTGGC
Proteins encoded in this region:
- a CDS encoding transposase — encoded protein: MDKKKQVKGYSVNVTETCDDENLNLITNVNVKVVSTPDTDFLKEDTEKTQEIISDKIESVYADGAYHSPENQNYCKDNDIDLNLQAIQGAKGRYELEMTEDQTLQVKDTQTGEEVESIKVISKDGTEKWRIKTGESYRYITQKEIDTYQIRKKIESTPKEEIQRRNNVEATIFQVSYHYPNAKSRYRGLSKHQMWANMRCLWVNFVRIVNFVTENGQNLPNIALNFIKTIVMVYTRRQIIKTLFQDVNFLSRQPKSTILCDF
- a CDS encoding transposase; the encoded protein is MLKKSSKHLQLDMFSSPVSLFSGKVQTVYENPDAWHNLFRKEVIMRIDEELFSPLYSDSQGRPNASIRVMIGMMILKEADGLSDEKIFENCRFNLLYRSALGLLNLSDTIPTESTYYLFRHNVAAYDKENGKNLFAEVFAQTTKDQCIEFGVSGKKIRMDSKLLGSNIAWLSRYELIHKTLELYYKEIKDNAHLEATLKEKLEDALKMQGDKVVYTHTSQEVKSKLKELGTLISKVLELTEGSQTDSYKTLQRVFTEQYEITEDKMIVAKEKESISAQSVQSPHDTDSTYRSKGGNDGQKKTSKRLQCECNGDMR
- a CDS encoding TIGR04282 family arsenosugar biosynthesis glycosyltransferase yields the protein MKGNSSDKLIIFIKNPIVGKVKTRIAAGSDDDQALIIYKKLLKITRKITTTLNVDKYLFYSDAISLDDDWDNNKYIKKKQADGDLGHRMFHAFQTCFSSQANFDSKVLIIGSDCPYITPALIENAFSALDDHDVVIGPTKDGGYYLLGMKKLHQALFYGVNWSSDTVFNTTLEKIKNNGLSYTQTTLLNDIDTYEDWVEFQMSGRQ